The Candidatus Nanohalovita haloferacivicina genome has a window encoding:
- a CDS encoding amylo-alpha-1,6-glucosidase, which produces MYSLNQDLSKKYGVISNLHGFLNRHFDTGFKSKWSGYWVPPYKFLDYYAIKINGVWINESTVRNVEYGEKMIFHHKAGSLDVKEIVETPDQLPGFRISLEIQNNNSSKKAAHIVVEPAVDIRSKSEDIAEGEYSVETGKGKLSVSRNDKKLMISGKDFKVEKDSQYKTHYPGGVEQECFIPGRVIFREEVEAESSSTAEVEFSTSSGSFGTLESSDSGFENIKLGQGFSAAVRSMENLVYDRKGKGIIAGHPWFQNYWSRDTYWTLLGLIDAGHFELSHEILENFAEEEGFPNQISLEGGQQFPNSDAAPLFVIAADKLRRHWKISEKIEDKMEEAFHELELDENGVVEHDPEGTWMDTLERPSAVDIQALWLKAAEIQGLSLQSNLEEGLEEFIENDRILDSLGDNPSLTINPAIALMFDQASEKYMEDINAEFSSRHGARTRSVVDPGYDASGYHTGSVWGLTTGWASAANFQQGKDVQGMNFLEKMKKYIMREQVGGFHEVVDAEEGHLMGCGEQAWSAGMYVHVIDSYLLGIEAIDSETVRINPSDLAEGRRVQKRIGDEYLDIEFGEDGFEVLNSPDLEILRGEEQ; this is translated from the coding sequence ATGTACAGTTTAAATCAGGATCTCTCCAAGAAGTACGGCGTTATTTCAAATCTACATGGCTTTCTCAACCGTCACTTCGACACAGGATTCAAATCCAAATGGAGCGGATACTGGGTTCCTCCGTACAAGTTTCTGGACTACTACGCCATCAAGATCAACGGCGTATGGATAAACGAGTCAACAGTCAGAAACGTTGAGTACGGAGAAAAAATGATTTTTCACCACAAAGCTGGCTCTCTGGATGTAAAAGAAATTGTGGAGACGCCTGATCAGCTTCCAGGATTCAGAATCAGCCTGGAAATACAGAACAATAATTCAAGCAAGAAAGCGGCCCACATAGTGGTTGAGCCAGCAGTAGATATTAGAAGCAAGTCAGAAGATATTGCCGAAGGAGAATACAGTGTTGAAACCGGAAAAGGCAAGCTCTCAGTTTCCAGAAATGACAAGAAATTGATGATATCCGGCAAAGACTTCAAGGTAGAGAAGGATTCACAGTACAAAACTCACTATCCTGGAGGAGTCGAGCAGGAATGCTTTATACCCGGCAGAGTGATTTTCCGAGAGGAAGTAGAGGCCGAATCCTCCTCAACTGCAGAAGTAGAGTTTTCAACTTCTTCAGGCAGCTTTGGAACACTTGAAAGTTCGGATTCTGGATTTGAAAATATTAAACTAGGTCAGGGATTTTCAGCAGCTGTAAGAAGCATGGAAAATCTTGTATACGACAGGAAAGGAAAAGGAATAATCGCAGGCCACCCCTGGTTCCAGAACTACTGGTCAAGAGACACCTACTGGACCCTTCTGGGCCTAATAGATGCAGGCCACTTCGAGTTAAGCCATGAAATACTGGAGAACTTTGCTGAAGAGGAAGGATTCCCCAACCAGATCTCACTTGAGGGAGGCCAGCAGTTCCCTAACTCAGACGCAGCTCCTCTCTTCGTGATTGCAGCTGACAAACTAAGACGACACTGGAAGATTAGCGAGAAAATAGAGGATAAAATGGAAGAGGCCTTCCACGAACTGGAGCTAGATGAAAACGGCGTAGTAGAGCACGATCCCGAAGGAACATGGATGGACACACTGGAAAGACCTTCAGCAGTTGATATACAGGCGTTATGGCTGAAAGCTGCAGAGATACAGGGCCTATCACTTCAGAGCAATCTTGAAGAAGGCCTTGAAGAGTTTATAGAGAATGATAGAATACTTGACAGTCTTGGAGACAATCCAAGCCTCACAATAAACCCTGCGATAGCTTTAATGTTTGATCAGGCCTCCGAAAAGTACATGGAAGATATTAACGCAGAGTTCTCCTCCAGACACGGCGCCCGGACCCGTTCAGTAGTTGATCCTGGCTACGATGCATCAGGATATCATACCGGAAGCGTATGGGGTCTGACAACCGGATGGGCTTCCGCAGCCAACTTCCAGCAAGGAAAGGACGTCCAGGGAATGAACTTTCTGGAAAAAATGAAGAAATATATTATGAGAGAGCAGGTCGGAGGCTTCCACGAAGTAGTAGATGCTGAAGAAGGCCATCTAATGGGATGTGGAGAACAGGCCTGGAGTGCAGGCATGTACGTGCACGTAATCGACAGCTATCTGCTGGGAATAGAGGCCATAGATTCAGAAACAGTAAGAATTAACCCTTCAGATCTTGCGGAGGGAAGAAGAGTTCAGAAAAGGATAGGAGACGAATACTTAGACATTGAGTTTGGAGAAGATGGATTTGAAGTCCTTAACTCTCCAGACCTTGAAATTTTGAGAGGTGAAGAGCAATGA
- a CDS encoding glycogen/starch synthase, which produces MRPDNVVEVSFEVANKVGGIYQVLSSKAGKMQDFYGDNYLTIGYYDEEKARDDFIAREFEGFEFLEELEEEGIKCHLGVWNISSSPRTILVDPSGVEKSADELKEYLWEEFEIDSMEAGHDFDEPLKWSYAVGRILQKIEEKWQGETVFHCHEWLSGPAMFELDSPKVFTTHATVLGRALSDSDYDLEAAVDRGYVEDEKAKEFGVNAKHQVEKTAAQEADVFTTVSKNTGEEATAVLGTEPDVILPNGFNVEDFPSLEELSYQHKEKKEEMKQFLRAYFEPYYSVDLESDPRIMFISGRYEFHNKGLDLFADALAEVNEKEGDDFFVFFFVPSDTRGPKREVLDNMALYEELEDYIDSVIPKVRNELLESVTAGEDPEGLEDLVNSGTLESLQRNFHARKSKEAPLCAFDLNYNHDNIIERLRERGITNSEDDRVKVIFYPTYLSVGDRLLSMSYKDAMVASTAGIFPSYYEPWGYTPVETAANGALSITTDMAGFGHFLMDNTSEDERKGIRVLRRQNFSDEEAAQSLADMIQEITEYSKTEITERKHNARKLAQMTSWEKLGENYLEAHKEAVNNHQ; this is translated from the coding sequence ATGCGGCCGGATAATGTAGTCGAAGTATCTTTTGAAGTAGCCAACAAAGTAGGCGGAATATACCAGGTCCTCAGCTCGAAGGCCGGGAAAATGCAGGATTTCTATGGTGACAACTATCTAACCATAGGTTACTACGATGAAGAAAAGGCCCGCGATGATTTCATCGCAAGAGAATTTGAGGGGTTCGAATTCCTGGAAGAACTTGAAGAAGAAGGAATTAAATGCCATCTGGGAGTATGGAATATCTCCAGCTCACCAAGAACAATACTAGTAGATCCTTCAGGGGTAGAGAAATCAGCCGATGAACTCAAAGAATATCTCTGGGAAGAATTTGAAATTGACTCCATGGAGGCAGGCCACGACTTTGACGAACCGCTCAAGTGGAGTTACGCAGTAGGCCGCATCCTACAGAAAATAGAGGAAAAATGGCAGGGAGAAACAGTTTTCCACTGCCACGAATGGCTTTCAGGCCCTGCAATGTTCGAACTTGACAGTCCGAAAGTTTTCACCACTCACGCAACGGTTCTAGGCCGCGCACTATCTGATTCAGACTATGATTTGGAGGCTGCTGTTGATAGAGGATATGTAGAAGATGAAAAGGCCAAAGAGTTCGGTGTTAACGCAAAGCACCAGGTTGAGAAAACTGCAGCTCAGGAAGCCGATGTATTCACAACAGTAAGTAAAAATACTGGAGAAGAGGCCACAGCGGTGCTTGGAACGGAACCTGACGTAATACTACCTAATGGATTCAACGTAGAGGACTTCCCAAGTCTAGAGGAGCTTTCCTACCAGCATAAGGAGAAGAAAGAGGAGATGAAGCAGTTCCTCAGAGCATACTTTGAGCCATACTACAGCGTGGACCTTGAAAGCGATCCAAGAATAATGTTTATCTCAGGCCGATACGAGTTCCACAACAAAGGCCTCGATCTCTTCGCCGATGCGCTCGCAGAGGTAAATGAGAAGGAGGGAGATGACTTCTTCGTATTCTTCTTCGTACCAAGCGATACCAGAGGCCCGAAGAGAGAAGTACTTGATAACATGGCGCTTTACGAGGAGCTTGAAGATTATATTGACTCGGTGATTCCGAAGGTGAGAAATGAGCTGCTTGAATCGGTAACTGCTGGAGAGGATCCAGAAGGACTTGAAGACCTGGTTAACAGCGGCACTCTTGAATCGCTTCAGAGGAACTTCCACGCTCGGAAATCGAAAGAAGCACCGCTCTGCGCCTTCGATTTGAACTATAATCACGATAATATTATCGAAAGGCTGAGAGAAAGAGGTATAACTAACAGCGAAGATGACAGAGTAAAGGTTATCTTCTACCCAACCTATCTGTCTGTGGGCGATAGACTTCTCTCAATGAGTTATAAAGATGCTATGGTGGCTTCAACAGCAGGAATATTCCCAAGCTACTATGAGCCATGGGGTTACACTCCTGTAGAAACAGCAGCAAATGGAGCCCTCTCAATAACAACAGATATGGCTGGATTTGGCCACTTCCTGATGGACAACACTTCTGAAGACGAAAGAAAAGGAATCAGGGTATTGAGAAGACAGAACTTCTCCGATGAAGAGGCTGCTCAAAGCTTGGCGGATATGATACAGGAAATCACGGAGTACTCTAAGACAGAGATAACTGAGAGGAAGCATAACGCCAGAAAACTTGCACAGATGACTTCGTGGGAGAAACTGGGAGAGAACTATCTTGAGGCACATAAGGAAGCGGTGAACAACCATCAATGA
- a CDS encoding glycosyltransferase family 4 protein, translating into MKVLFLAKEFRDGEGVSEYIKNLSEYLVSNGHEATIVSFDDMAEYHIDERVRVQKVPLPFEGDNIYSWAMMMNNELKNRAREIIEADDYDIVHCNDWSTIPGGVSLKKHLELPLAVTIHSTENERGFEGDHAELISELEWQGTFEADRVFVTKEDTKNSVLFDLDVPGEKLKAVDPYSPEWQSRILNTYKEIVKQEEKVIQET; encoded by the coding sequence GTGAAAGTTCTTTTTCTGGCAAAAGAGTTCAGAGATGGGGAAGGAGTTTCTGAGTATATCAAAAATCTTTCAGAATATCTGGTGAGCAACGGTCATGAGGCCACGATCGTATCTTTTGATGATATGGCCGAGTATCACATAGATGAGCGTGTAAGGGTGCAGAAAGTGCCGCTACCTTTTGAAGGAGATAATATCTATAGCTGGGCCATGATGATGAACAACGAGTTGAAGAACAGGGCGCGTGAAATAATTGAAGCAGATGACTACGATATAGTTCACTGCAACGACTGGAGCACGATCCCTGGAGGAGTATCCCTGAAGAAGCATCTTGAACTGCCTCTTGCAGTGACTATCCACTCAACTGAGAATGAGAGAGGCTTTGAAGGAGATCACGCGGAACTGATCTCTGAGCTGGAGTGGCAGGGAACTTTCGAAGCTGACAGGGTATTTGTAACGAAGGAAGATACCAAAAACTCGGTTTTATTTGACTTAGACGTGCCAGGCGAAAAACTAAAGGCGGTTGACCCCTACAGCCCGGAATGGCAGTCAAGGATTTTAAACACGTACAAAGAAATAGTTAAACAAGAGGAAAAAGTTATTCAGGAGACATAG
- a CDS encoding glycosyltransferase family 4 protein, whose amino-acid sequence MRPLFITWEYPPYKAGGIAAHCEDLATTMAAQGHEPVVLTYGEREESEYRDGVEIRRVPATDAASDTISWAMHLGHQMEKKAIELNKQKNFDLVHAHDWMAVPGATGIKKTLGLPMVFTVHSTQEGRDGRDSKYQETIHNLEWYGTYEASQVITVGREFSEEVKHLYEVPENKINYIPNGVDLEKFDSHSHSINHNDYALDWEKIVLFVGRMYPQKGPGHLIEAMPQITNQYEEAKFVMCGSGATQYYKDMAKSKMGDKVHFPGYVSDKELLGLMKHAEMMVTPSVYEPFGIVPLEAAASNTMTVGSYVGGMKDTIVHEYTGLHSYPADPNSIAHQVNRALEDPGWNDWMGDNARERVEENFQWEQITAWTTGIYQDALR is encoded by the coding sequence ATGAGGCCTTTATTTATCACCTGGGAATATCCGCCTTACAAGGCGGGAGGGATAGCCGCTCACTGTGAGGATCTAGCTACAACTATGGCTGCCCAGGGACACGAACCTGTAGTTCTTACGTACGGCGAAAGAGAAGAATCAGAGTACAGAGATGGTGTAGAGATTCGTCGAGTGCCCGCAACTGATGCCGCCAGTGATACAATTTCCTGGGCGATGCATCTAGGCCACCAGATGGAGAAAAAGGCCATTGAACTGAACAAACAGAAAAACTTTGATCTTGTCCATGCACATGACTGGATGGCCGTTCCTGGCGCTACAGGTATCAAGAAGACTTTAGGCCTTCCAATGGTTTTTACTGTTCACTCCACTCAGGAAGGGAGAGATGGCAGAGATTCCAAGTATCAGGAGACAATCCATAATCTGGAATGGTATGGGACTTATGAGGCCTCACAGGTCATCACGGTTGGTAGAGAGTTCTCTGAAGAGGTTAAACATCTTTATGAGGTCCCTGAGAACAAGATAAACTATATACCGAACGGTGTTGATCTTGAAAAGTTCGATTCTCATTCTCATTCTATAAACCATAATGATTACGCCCTTGACTGGGAGAAAATTGTTCTATTCGTAGGCCGGATGTATCCACAGAAAGGCCCAGGCCATCTTATCGAGGCCATGCCGCAGATCACCAATCAATACGAAGAGGCCAAGTTCGTTATGTGTGGGAGCGGCGCAACACAGTACTACAAGGATATGGCCAAGTCAAAGATGGGCGACAAGGTACACTTCCCAGGCTATGTTTCGGATAAAGAACTTCTAGGCCTTATGAAGCATGCTGAGATGATGGTGACTCCAAGTGTTTACGAGCCGTTTGGAATTGTACCTCTAGAAGCTGCTGCATCAAATACAATGACTGTAGGAAGTTACGTGGGCGGTATGAAAGATACTATTGTCCACGAGTATACAGGCCTTCACTCTTACCCTGCTGATCCTAACTCGATCGCTCACCAGGTCAACAGGGCGCTGGAGGATCCTGGCTGGAATGACTGGATGGGAGACAATGCCCGTGAACGTGTGGAGGAGAACTTCCAGTGGGAGCAGATTACGGCCTGGACTACAGGAATATATCAGGACGCTCTAAGATAA
- a CDS encoding alpha/beta hydrolase family protein, giving the protein MSEKHFIEVEDGEKISAVHHEANSEKWIFFCHGFGSNKKGSYRERAVRASEEGFNAVRLDFRGNGESDGEFEQQFLSDKIADLKACVEYFDPERVFLFGMSFGGKVVFHSAKALDAEAVIGKSPVTYNRIMEKFREAVMEKGSFTLFEDKSIIPGFYDDLDEYSFEETLEELDIPFAIFHGSADTTVHFENSSEAVESFDGEAMLYKLKGEKHSVSDEAEKKIQDMMFSWLENL; this is encoded by the coding sequence ATGAGCGAGAAACACTTCATCGAAGTTGAGGACGGAGAGAAAATTTCAGCAGTACATCACGAGGCCAACTCTGAAAAGTGGATTTTCTTCTGCCACGGCTTTGGATCCAACAAGAAAGGCAGCTACAGAGAAAGAGCAGTCAGAGCCTCAGAAGAGGGATTTAACGCAGTAAGACTTGACTTCCGTGGAAACGGAGAAAGCGATGGAGAATTCGAACAGCAGTTCTTAAGCGATAAAATAGCTGATCTGAAGGCCTGTGTAGAGTATTTCGATCCTGAAAGAGTCTTCCTGTTCGGTATGAGCTTCGGTGGGAAAGTAGTTTTCCATTCAGCAAAGGCGCTGGATGCTGAGGCCGTTATAGGAAAGTCTCCAGTTACTTATAACCGTATTATGGAGAAGTTTCGTGAGGCCGTGATGGAGAAAGGTAGTTTCACCTTGTTCGAGGATAAATCGATAATCCCTGGATTTTACGATGATCTGGACGAATACAGCTTTGAAGAAACTCTTGAAGAGCTTGATATTCCCTTTGCGATCTTCCATGGTAGCGCCGACACCACAGTGCATTTTGAGAACTCTTCGGAGGCTGTAGAAAGTTTTGATGGAGAGGCCATGCTGTACAAGTTGAAAGGTGAGAAGCACTCTGTAAGCGATGAGGCCGAGAAAAAGATTCAGGATATGATGTTCAGCTGGCTTGAAAATCTTTAG
- a CDS encoding class I SAM-dependent methyltransferase yields MVDKNQAKKEMIKAAEPYEGYWEDSYDYVFSVMQQHFQNGPGEKMLELGCGRGEFIDRYAEYFEHIIAVEKDPKSRDQAMEKAYWNDIENIEFLGDPANEDGLDTESFDFILLGQSLQYMPEDDFEETMEKSVELLKKGGRVAIIVPHRKPGQEIYTQIYADEKGEYVSEKIDSEAFNDLAAVNRGPLAMKRFSIQDFQNFESLNLVEARVFHDVLLPSYFDRFLPRDRIINLPFLKKYFGSRLMLVLEKA; encoded by the coding sequence ATGGTCGACAAAAACCAGGCGAAAAAAGAAATGATCAAGGCCGCAGAACCCTACGAAGGATACTGGGAGGACTCATACGACTATGTTTTCTCAGTTATGCAGCAGCACTTCCAGAACGGCCCTGGCGAAAAAATGCTGGAGCTTGGCTGCGGAAGAGGAGAGTTCATAGACAGATATGCAGAATACTTCGAACACATTATCGCTGTAGAGAAAGATCCTAAAAGCAGAGATCAGGCGATGGAAAAGGCCTACTGGAATGATATAGAGAATATAGAGTTTCTAGGCGATCCAGCGAACGAGGACGGCCTTGATACTGAAAGCTTTGACTTTATCCTCCTGGGTCAGTCTCTTCAGTATATGCCGGAAGATGATTTCGAGGAGACAATGGAGAAATCGGTGGAGCTCTTGAAAAAAGGAGGCAGAGTAGCTATAATCGTGCCTCATCGAAAACCAGGCCAGGAAATATACACACAGATATATGCAGATGAGAAAGGAGAATACGTATCTGAAAAAATTGATTCCGAGGCCTTCAATGACCTTGCAGCTGTCAACAGAGGACCATTGGCGATGAAAAGATTTTCAATCCAGGATTTCCAGAATTTCGAAAGTCTTAATCTCGTTGAGGCCCGTGTCTTCCACGATGTTCTCCTGCCCTCCTATTTTGACAGGTTTCTACCACGTGACAGGATCATCAATCTGCCGTTCCTGAAGAAGTATTTCGGTTCTCGCCTGATGCTTGTACTGGAGAAGGCCTGA
- a CDS encoding glycoside hydrolase family 57 protein produces the protein MTDLTLSFEVHQPHRLRIDGVKEDADSLYERYFDDEMNEHFFKDVAENCYFPATERLLRAARQLEGTGNELVVNFSISSSWIEQAEKYHPELIDMLNKFPDDSIDFIGQAHYHSLAGLFFDKEEFRWQLEKHRDIIEEKFGKRPKVMTNTELIYHNDIGKVAAEEGYEGIFTEGAGRILGWRSPNHAYTQPDFMDGEKTNILLRNRKLTDDVGYRFSADWWSEYPLTADKYAAWLDEAQGDMINLFMDYETFGEHHWEGTGILWFLEDLPHEIAGREGLKFKKVREVAQKDPVGEFDAFEYNTVSWADQEMDASAWLGNPMQKMLFEKLQDLEERVKELDDPEVLDVWRKFLTSDHLHHIATKSMEDGSVHNYFSYFDHPHQGFAVITEHIMDFQRQVEKKLNE, from the coding sequence ATGACAGATCTAACCCTCTCATTCGAGGTCCACCAACCTCACCGTCTGAGGATTGACGGCGTAAAAGAGGATGCAGACAGCCTTTACGAAAGATATTTTGACGATGAAATGAACGAACACTTCTTCAAGGACGTAGCCGAGAACTGCTACTTCCCTGCGACCGAAAGACTTCTCAGGGCCGCTAGACAGCTTGAGGGAACCGGAAACGAACTTGTCGTGAACTTCTCCATCTCAAGCTCCTGGATTGAACAGGCGGAGAAGTACCACCCTGAACTTATCGACATGCTGAACAAGTTTCCGGACGATTCAATCGACTTCATCGGTCAGGCCCACTACCACTCTCTTGCAGGATTATTCTTCGATAAAGAAGAGTTCAGATGGCAGCTGGAGAAGCACAGAGATATTATTGAGGAAAAGTTCGGTAAAAGGCCTAAAGTCATGACAAATACAGAGCTTATCTACCATAATGATATTGGAAAAGTTGCAGCCGAGGAAGGCTACGAGGGAATATTTACTGAAGGAGCTGGTAGAATACTTGGATGGCGCTCACCTAACCACGCATACACCCAGCCAGACTTCATGGACGGAGAAAAAACCAATATACTACTTAGAAACAGAAAACTTACCGACGACGTAGGATACAGATTCTCAGCTGACTGGTGGAGCGAGTACCCATTAACCGCCGACAAGTATGCAGCCTGGCTTGATGAGGCCCAGGGAGATATGATCAATCTTTTCATGGACTATGAAACATTTGGAGAACACCACTGGGAAGGAACAGGCATTCTGTGGTTCCTTGAAGATCTTCCACATGAAATAGCGGGGCGTGAAGGCCTTAAATTCAAGAAGGTCCGTGAAGTAGCTCAGAAAGATCCTGTCGGCGAATTTGACGCATTTGAATACAATACTGTTTCCTGGGCCGATCAGGAGATGGACGCCAGTGCCTGGCTAGGTAACCCGATGCAGAAAATGCTTTTCGAAAAACTTCAGGACCTGGAGGAAAGAGTCAAGGAGCTTGATGATCCAGAAGTACTGGATGTCTGGAGAAAATTCCTTACTTCAGATCACCTGCATCATATCGCGACAAAAAGCATGGAGGACGGATCTGTGCACAACTACTTCTCGTACTTCGACCATCCACACCAGGGATTCGCCGTGATAACAGAACACATCATGGACTTCCAGCGACAGGTAGAGAAAAAACTGAACGAGTAG
- a CDS encoding glycosyltransferase family 4 protein, protein MDKKILMLGWGFPPNIEGGLDIHVAHLFEELRKKGVDVDLALPEQYAPAMEDIIALESNADHILPMSREFSSQIAKKASEYDIVHTHDWFGSEAGLKAKKYSEVKWVSTLHSLSSQRSRTTNEEGLKLERAAAEKSDALIAVSNKLADEIKSEFGQTAKVVHNGFSSKKSTGKDVKKELGIDTNMIFFVGRHAEQKGLEHLLYGFKKFLENGGGVLVLGGDGHMRESLEDFAEILGISENVIFPGFIPDEELGDYYSSADVFVSPSINEPFGLTITEALEHQTPVVAAENGAEEILPDNTLIKVRPDSKDISEGIHEALKKEIKGVEGRSWEEVAEETIDIYRNLG, encoded by the coding sequence GTGGACAAGAAAATCTTGATGCTGGGATGGGGATTCCCTCCAAACATCGAAGGAGGCCTCGACATACACGTAGCACACCTTTTCGAAGAACTACGTAAGAAAGGAGTCGACGTCGATCTGGCCCTACCAGAACAGTACGCGCCAGCAATGGAGGACATCATAGCTCTGGAAAGTAACGCAGACCATATACTGCCAATGTCAAGAGAATTCTCCTCACAGATAGCAAAAAAGGCCTCAGAATACGATATAGTGCATACACATGACTGGTTTGGAAGCGAGGCCGGACTAAAAGCCAAGAAATACTCAGAGGTCAAATGGGTTTCAACTCTGCACTCTCTCAGCAGCCAGAGATCGAGGACAACAAATGAGGAAGGCCTCAAACTTGAAAGAGCTGCCGCAGAGAAATCAGACGCATTAATCGCGGTAAGCAACAAGCTCGCAGATGAAATAAAATCAGAGTTCGGGCAGACAGCAAAAGTCGTCCACAACGGATTCTCCAGCAAAAAAAGCACAGGAAAAGACGTCAAAAAAGAGCTGGGTATCGACACAAACATGATCTTCTTCGTCGGGCGTCACGCAGAACAGAAAGGCCTTGAACACCTGCTCTACGGATTCAAGAAATTCCTGGAAAATGGGGGAGGAGTCCTGGTTTTGGGAGGCGACGGCCACATGAGAGAATCGCTGGAAGACTTTGCAGAAATACTTGGAATAAGTGAAAACGTAATATTCCCCGGTTTCATACCTGATGAAGAACTGGGCGACTACTACAGTTCTGCAGACGTCTTTGTATCACCCTCCATCAACGAGCCGTTCGGCCTGACAATCACAGAAGCTTTAGAACATCAGACGCCCGTAGTAGCTGCTGAAAACGGTGCAGAGGAAATACTGCCAGACAACACGTTAATCAAGGTAAGGCCTGACTCCAAGGATATCTCAGAGGGCATACATGAGGCCCTGAAGAAGGAGATTAAAGGCGTAGAAGGTCGTAGCTGGGAGGAAGTAGCGGAAGAAACTATCGATATTTACAGAAATCTAGGCTAG
- a CDS encoding type II glyceraldehyde-3-phosphate dehydrogenase: MVKVVVNGVGTIGKRVAEAVKTQDDMELYGIADVTPSGTLRDELSEEGGLHGTPLYASNQDGMEDMSDAGMHVEGLLKDEAETIDLVVDCTPSGVDKMNKENLYEPHNIKAIFEGGADADIAPVSFNADANYDEARGEDFVRVVSCNTTSLSRTMDAVDSEFGVEKATANLVRRGGDIPQDSRGPINSTVPVTEVPSHHGPDVQEVMPDLDIKTLAVKVPTTYGHVHMVTAELEDDASEEEVLEAFREQPRVRLMSAGDGYDSTAKIHEKMRDLGRKRSDMQEAAVWEETVTVEDGTLHWIHMVHQEAIVVPENVDAIRAMFEMENQEDSIRMTNNSMGIE, encoded by the coding sequence ATGGTAAAAGTCGTTGTAAACGGAGTCGGTACAATCGGTAAAAGGGTCGCAGAGGCCGTAAAAACGCAGGATGACATGGAACTTTACGGTATTGCAGATGTCACACCATCAGGAACCCTGAGAGACGAACTAAGCGAAGAAGGAGGTCTTCACGGCACACCACTATACGCGTCTAACCAGGACGGAATGGAGGACATGTCGGACGCAGGAATGCATGTAGAAGGACTTCTGAAAGACGAAGCCGAAACAATAGATCTAGTAGTTGACTGCACACCTTCCGGAGTCGACAAAATGAACAAGGAAAACCTATACGAACCACATAATATCAAGGCCATCTTTGAAGGCGGCGCAGACGCAGATATCGCGCCAGTATCCTTCAACGCAGACGCAAACTACGACGAGGCCCGAGGAGAAGACTTTGTCAGAGTAGTTTCCTGCAACACCACCTCACTCTCCAGAACAATGGATGCAGTTGACTCAGAGTTCGGAGTAGAAAAGGCAACAGCCAACCTGGTCAGAAGAGGAGGAGACATTCCACAGGACTCCAGAGGCCCCATCAACTCAACAGTACCTGTAACAGAAGTGCCTTCACACCACGGACCTGATGTACAGGAGGTAATGCCGGATCTAGATATCAAAACACTGGCTGTAAAAGTTCCTACAACCTACGGCCACGTGCACATGGTTACGGCAGAGCTGGAAGACGATGCTTCAGAGGAAGAAGTTTTAGAGGCCTTCAGAGAACAGCCTCGTGTTAGATTGATGAGCGCTGGAGATGGATACGATTCCACAGCCAAGATTCACGAAAAAATGCGTGATCTGGGCCGAAAGAGAAGCGACATGCAGGAAGCAGCAGTCTGGGAGGAAACAGTAACTGTAGAGGACGGAACACTTCACTGGATCCACATGGTCCACCAGGAGGCCATCGTCGTACCTGAGAACGTCGACGCAATCCGCGCAATGTTCGAAATGGAGAATCAGGAAGACTCTATTAGAATGACAAACAACTCGATGGGAATCGAGTAA